A window of Candidatus Polarisedimenticolia bacterium genomic DNA:
CGGTCCTCCTTGTCGGGCTTGCGCTTCCGGCGGACGGGCTTCGCCTCTTCGGAAGTCTCTTCCTCTTCCTCGTACCAGATGTCGTACAGGATCGCGACACGCAGCTTGGCCATAGATTCCTTGGCTGGAGGGCCCGACGAGGCCCGTTACTTTAATACGAAACGCCCCCGCTCGAGGTAGTTCATCGCCAGCGCGGTGGCATAGGCGGTCAGCTCCACCAGGTAGGTGTCCTCGCGCCGCCGCACCGCCATCAGCTTCTTCTCACGGCAGTGCCGCAGGATGGTCTCCATCAGCGCCCGCACCATCTCGGGGCGCACGCCCGTCCAGGTGGCGATCTTGTCGATGATCTCGGCCCGGCGGGGCTGGAGGATCCGGGCGGCGGGGACCAGGCCGTCGGAGGCGGCACCGCGGCGCGGAAAGATGTCCGAGAGGTCCCCTTCCAGCGCCAGCTTTACCTTTGCTCGGTTCTGCCTTGCCATCCGGCGGTAGAAATCCCGCACCGTCTCCCTCATTTCCGAGACCGTCACGTCGGTGCGCCCCTGGTCCACCAGCGGCGGCCGCGTCCCCAGCCGCCGGACGACGCCGTCGACGTAGAGCAGCTTGCGCATGGCCGGCCAGCCGCGGTAGCGCTGACGCCAGCGCGACGTGGGTGTCAGCCAGACGGCGAAGGTTTCGGAGAAGTCCTCATCGGGATGCTTCTGCGCGTACCACCCTTCCAGGTGGCGCACGTAGCGCCGCGAGAAGGGGAGCGGCCGGTAGTCCTCGCGGTAGGGGCGCCGAAAGGGGCCGAACAGCTGGCGCCAGCGCGGCGTCGTGAACAGGCGGTAGGCATAGTTGAAGGCATGGCCCGCCTCGTGGCGCAGGTACTTCATGATCTTGCGGGAATCCTCCAGGTCGTTCATCTTCTTTTCCAGGATCGCCAGCTTCGGATTGGCCAGGTAGAAGGGGATGCCGATGATCGGCTCGCGGTCGGGACAGCCCCACTCATCCGTCAGGTAGCAGACCGCCTGGAAGCGGGTGATCCCCTTGCGGCGCAGCTCCCGCTGCAGCTGGAGGACGAAGCGCTCCACAGGGGAGCCCTCCAGCTTCAGCCCGAGCCGGTCGATCCGCCGCCGCAGGATCCAGCGCAGCTCGGGAGGGGTCCTTTCGAATCCTTTCATCTCAGTTGATGGCCAGCGTTACCTGGAGGATCGGGTCGACGTCGCAGTCGGACAAGATCACGGGAGGATCGGTGACCGGGGTCTCGAGCACCGCGGCGGAGTCGCACGCCGCCTGGACCAGCCCCGTGCTCCTGTCGAAGGTGCCGAAGCATTGAAGATAGACCCCCTCGTTGTCGAGGACTGAGAAGCTGGTCCCGCAGGTGTCGGCCTCGACGTTGCCGAAGATGCTCTGGGGGCTGGTGATGCTGTTGAACGTGAACCCAACGTTCAGACCCGAAGCGAAGACCTGCACCGAGTTGAAGTTGATCTGCTGCGAGGTAACCGTCACTGTCTGTCCGTTGAAAGAAGGGTCGGAGCAATTGAAGAAATCGGCGACCACCGGATTGAAGGTGACGCTGTAGGTCCCAAGCAGGTCGGTGCGGATGACGCCGCAGTCGGGGTTCACGATGATGGTGTCGCCTTCGTCGTTGCAGCCCGTCCCGCCCAGGATCAGCGGGAGGAGCAGAAGCATCCTGGACAATTTCATGGGGAGACCCCCTCAGCCGTGTCGCGGGTTGAAAGAAAGGTTGATGCGGCCCGGAGGGCGCCCGGAGGCGCGCCGCGGACTCCTTAGTCTACCCCAGCCGTCCGCAGGCCGCGCGGGGCCGGGTAGAACCCGGGCCCATTTCTTGCGTATGATCCCGTGGCTTTCGTGGGGGACGGGTACGCTTTCCGCAGCAGTCCGGGGGGGCCGCCGGCGGAAGGTCGCGTCGAAATCACCATCCCAGGGGGGGTTGGTTCCATGGGTAAAGTGCTGCTCAGATTGCTGGCGGTCGTGGGAGGACTGGTGGTCTTCGTCCTCGTCCTCGGCGTCCTCGTCTTCGCTCTGGTCAAGGCGGGGAAGGGAAGCGTTTCGCAGAAGACCGTCCTCGAGCTGGATTTCGAGAAGGAGATCGTCGAGGACGTGCCGGAGGACCCCATCGCCGCCGTGCTGATGAAAGATGCGATGACGATGCGGGGGTTGGTCGAGACGCTGGATCGCGCCGGCAAGGACGATCGGGTCGTCGGGCTCGTGGCGCGGGTCGGCGCCGCGCCGTTGGGAATGGCCCAGCTCCAGGAGCTGCGCGATGCCGTCACCGCCTTCCGTGCCAGCAAGAAGCCGGCGATTGCCTATTCCGAGACCTTCGGGGAGTTCAGCCCGGGGGGAGGTTCCTACTATCTGGCCACCGCATTCGACGAGATCTATCTGCAGCCTTCCGGCGACGTGGGGCTCACCGGCGTCATCCTGGAGAGCCCGTTCGCGCGCGGCACGCTCGACAAGCTGGGATTGAAGCCGCGCATGGATCATCGCTACGAATACAAGAACGCGATGAACTTCTACACCGACAAGAAGTACGACCCCTACTTCAAGGAAGCGATGGAAAAGCTGATGAGCTCCTGGTTCTCGCAGATCGCCCGCGGGATTTCCGAGGGGCGGCATCTGACCGAGGCGCAGGTCCGGTCGCTCATCGACCGCGGCCCCTTCCTGGGGAAAGAGGCCCAGGATGCCGGGCTGGTGGACGGAATGGCCTATCGCGACGAAGTCATGGCCCACGTCAAGAAGAAGCTGGGGGACGGGATCAATTTCCTGAACGTGAACGACTACCGCAAGCGCACCACCAAGATGGCCGGCGGGCAGGGCAAGACGATTGCCCTGATCTACGGTCTGGGAGCGGTGGCCCGCGGCGAGGGGGGCTACAGCCCCATCTCCGGCGAAGAAGTGATGGGCAGCCGCCGCGTCTCCGCCGCCTTCCGGCAGGCGGTGAAGGACTCCTCCGTGAAGGCCATCATCTTCCGGGTCGACTCGCCCGGCGGCTCCTACGTCGCCTCCGACACGATCTGGCGCGAGACGGTGCGGGCGCGCAAGGCCGGCAAGCCGGTCATCGTGACGATGGGGAACCTGGCGGGCTCGGGCGGCTACTTCGTCGCCATGTCGGCCGACAAGATCGTGGCGCAGCCGGGGACGATCACCGCCTCCATCGGCGTTCTCGGCGGCAAGATGCTCACCAACGAGTTCTGGGACAAGATCGGGCTGTCGTGGGACGAGGTCCACTCCAGCCAGAACTCCACCTTCTGGACCGGCACGCACGACTACTCGCCGGAGCAGTGGTCCCGCTTCCAGGCCTGGCTCGACCGCGTCTACGTCGACTTCACCTCGAAGGTGGCCGAGGGAAGGAAGCTCCCGAAGGACAAAGTTCTGCAAATCGCGAAGGGACGCATCTGGACCGGCGAAGATGCCAAGGGTCTCGGGCTGGTGGACGAGCTGGGAGGCTATCCGGAGGCGATGAAGCTGGCCCGGGAGGCCGCCAAGATCCCCGAGAAGGAAGCGGTGAAGGTCAAGGTTTTCCCGCCCAAGAAGTCTCCATTCGAGATGATCTTCGACCAGGATCGCGATGACGATCCCGACGAAGCCGCGGTGGCGGCGGTGATGCAGGGATTGAAAGCGCTGCAGCCGCTGGTGCGGCAGGTCCGGATGATGGGGCTTTCCAACGATCCGGGTGTGCTGACGATGCCGCCGGTGGAGGCACGGCCTTAGAGCCCAAGACGCCGCAAGCGCAGGGCATTGGCTATCACCGATACGGAGCTGAAGCTCATCGCGGCGCTGGCGATCATGGGGCTGAGGAGCCACCCGAAAAAGGGGTAGAAGATTCCCGCGGCGACCGGGACGCCGAGAAGGTTGTAGAAGAAAGCGAAGAAAAGGTTCTGACGGATGTTGCGCACCGTGGCCCGGCTCAGGCGCCGGGCCCGCGCGATTCCTCGCAGGTCTCCTTTCACCAGCGTCACCCCCGCGGCTTCCAGGGCCACGTCGGATCCCGTTCCCAGGGCGATTCCGACGTCGGCGGCGGCCAGGGCCGGCGCATCGTTGATCCCGTCCCCCGCCATAGCCACCCGATGCTTCCCGGCGCGCAGCGAGCGCACCAGCTCCGCCTTCTGATCCGGCAGCAGCCCGGCGTGCACGTCCCGCAGCCCCAGCTCGCGGGCCACCGCCTCGGCGGTGGCGCGATGATCCCCCGTGGCCATCACCAGGCGCACGCCGTCCTCGCGCAGCCGGTGCAGGGCCAGGCGCGTCGACTCGCGGATGGCATCGGCGATCGAGATAACCCCGGCAGCCACGCCGTCGATCGCCACCAGGACCACGGTGTGTCCCTTCCGCCGCAGCGCCCCGGCGCCTTCCGACAGCGGTGCCGGATCGGCTCCGTTCGAGCGCAGGAATTCCTCCGTGCCGATGGCGACCCGGCGTCCTTCCACCCTCCCCTCGATCCCTCGGCCCGGGTAGGCGCGGAAATCGGCGGCGGGCGCGGTCTGCAGACGGCGCCGCCGCGCTCCCTGGATGATGGCCGCCGCCAGCGGGTGCTCGCTGGCCATCTCCAGTCCCGCGGCCAGGCGCAGCACCTCGTCCTCTCCGGCGCCGGAAGCCGCGATGACCTCCGCCAGCGCCGGCTTCCCTTCGGTGAGCGTCCCCGTCTTGTCGACGACGATCGTATCGACCTCTCCGAGGACCTCGAGAGCCTCGGCGTCGCGGATCAGGATGCCGGCCGCTGCACCGTGGCCCACCCCGACCATGATCGACATCGGCGTCGCCAGCCCCAGAGCGCAGGGGCAGGCGACGATCAGCACCGCCACGGCAGCCAGCAGGGCGTGGGCGCCGCGCGGCTCGGGCCCGAGCCACGCCCAGCCGACAAAGCTGAGCAGGGCGACGATGATCACCGCCGGGACGAACCAGGCCGCCACCCGGTCGGCCAGGCGCTGGATCGGGGCACGGCTGCGCTGCGCCTCGGACACCATCCGGACGATGCGCGCCAGCAGCGTCTCGCTTCCGACCTTTTCCGCGGCCAGGATCATCCAGCCGAGGCCGTTGAGCGTGCCGCCGATGACCGGATCTCCCACGCGCTTTTCCACCGGCAGCGGCTCGCCGGTGATCATCGACTGGTCGACGGCGCTGGCTCCCTCCACCACGACACCATCCACCGGAACGCGCTCGCCCGGCCGCACCCGCAGCCGGTCGCCGGGTGTTACCGCGCCGAGCGGGATCTCTTCCTCCGTGCCGTCGGGGCGGATTCTCCGGGCCAGGGCCGGGGCGAGGCGCAACAGCGCGCGCACCGCGTCGCGCGTCCGTCCGCGCGCCCGCAGCTCCAGGACTTGTCCGAGGAGGACGAGGACCGTGATGACCGCGGCGGCCTCGAAGTAGACCGGAACCTGGCCGTGCGCGTCGCGAAATGATGCGGGAAACCAGTCAGGGGACAGGGTGGCCGCCAGACTGGAGAGATAGGCGGCCCCGGTTCCCAGGGCAATCAGGGTGAACATGTTCAGGCTGCGGTTCACGACCGATTGCCAGCCGCGGACGAAGAAGGGGAATCCGCACCAGAGAACCACCGGCGTGGCCAGGGTGAGCTGGATGAAATTGGCAAGGGAGCCGGCGACCAGCCCGTGGGGCAGCAGGCCAGGAATCATCCCGCCCATGCTCAGCACGATAAGGGGAAAGGTGAGCGCCGCTCCCAGCGCCAGACGGCGGCGCATGCCGGCAAGCTCCGGATCCGGTAGCTCCTGGGCCGTCAGGGCGAGTGGCTCGAGAGCCATGCCGCAAATGGGGCAGGAGCCGGGTCCCGCCCTCCTGATTTCGGGGTGCATCGGACAGGTGTAAATGGAGCCTGCCCCTACGTCCGCCGCCGCTGGGGCCGGGCGCGCTGCCGTAACGGCCGATCCGGCTCCGCTGGACAGGGCGCTCAGGTAGCTTTCCGGCGCCTCACGGAACTTCTTCAGGCACCAGTCGCTGCAGAAAAAGTAGGTCTCGGCCCCGTGCCGGTGGCTGCCGGCGGCTGTCTCCGGCTGCACCACCATCCCGCACACCGGATCCATGGTGGTGCGGACCTTGTTGCTGCTGGACGAATTAGTCATTTGTTCTCAGTTGGATGGCCCTGGGAATAAGGTGCAATTCAAGAATCCCGGCAGCCCCAGAGGGAAACAGCAACAAGCTTCGCACCACCATGAGGAAACTAAAGGCCGAGGAGCACGTAAGAATAACCAGTTTCCGATCCTTATTTCCGTCAAGGTCGCAAGACCCTTCGGAGCACCCCCCAAATCTGGAGGAGAAGTATGAGCCAAAGCCTGACCCGTCTCGGTCGAAGTGCTGGAATCACCGCGCTCTTGGCGGTCTTCGTCCTGGGCTCGGGAGCCCCCGCCGCGCTCGCGGCGGCGACCGGTTCCCCCGAGAAGCGCGCGGAAGAAGGGAAGGAGACTTCCAAGAAGAAGAAGGACAAGAAGGGGGAGAAGGCCGAAGGGGCCCCCAAGGACGAAAAAGAGGAGGCCAAGGAGCCCACCTTCGAGAAGGCGACCAAGAATGCCCGCGAAGTGAAGGGGTTGTTCAACGTCTACGTGAAGGACGACGAGGCGAAGTACTTGCTGGAGATCGCCCCCGATCAGCTCGACAAAACCTTCCTGCTCAATCCGACGCTGGTGTCCGGGGTAGGCCAGGGCTTCCTCTATCCTTCCGACATGTGGCCCGAGTACCCGGTCCAGTTCCAGCGCATCGGCAAGATGGTGCGCCTCATCCACATCAATCCCAACTTCCGCATCGACGACAAGGCGGCGCTGAAGCCGCAGGCCGCGCTGGCCGCGCCCGACGCGATCGTGTCGCAGGCCAAGGTGGAGAGCCAGCCGCACCCTGAGCGCAAGAGCATCCTGGTCGACATGTCGAGCCTGTTCCTCCAGGACCTCGAGGGGATGTCGCTGGCGCTCAAGTACACCCTCGACACGCCCTACGGGTATGACGGCGGCGGCAGCAGCTTCGCGAAGGTGAGCGGCTACCCGGAGAACCTCGATTTCGACACGGTCCTGAACTTCAAGACGCAGGAAGCCAAGATCCGCCCCGTCTATGCCGCTGATCCGCGCAGCATGCTCATCAAGTTCCACTATTCGATTTCGAAGCTGCCGGCCGACGGCTATCGCGCCCGCCTCGCCGACGATCGGGTCGGGCACTTCCTGGCGGTCATGGACGACTACACCGACGAGTCGCTCGATACCCCGGCGGTGCGCTACGTCACGCGCTGGCGCCTCGAGAAGAAGGACCCGAACGCGGCCCTCTCCGAGCCGGTGAAGCCGATCGTCTACTACATCGAGAACACCATTCCGCCCGAGTATCGCGACGCGGTGAAGCGCGGCATCGAGGCCTGGAACGCCGCCTTCGAGCAGGCCGGCTTCAAGAACGCCATCCAGGCGAAGGACCAGCCGGCGGACGCCGACTGGGACGCGGCCGACGTGCGCTGGGCCTCGATCCGCTGGATCGTGGCGCCGGGCGCCGGCTTTGCGCAGGGCCCCTCGCGCATCAACCCTTACACCGGCGAGATCTTCGACGCCGACATCCGCTTCTCCGCCGACCTGGTGCGCAACTTCCACCAGGATTACGTCGAGGTCGCGGCTCCGACCGGACGCGCCTTCGCCGGCGCGACGCCGGCACAGGGTGCGATGATCAAGTCGCTCACCGGCTGGACCGACATGCTGGGTCCGTTCTCGCTCGAGGCGCTGATGACCGACTCCCTGCCGCAGCAGCCGGCGCGCTGGTCTCCTCCCGGGGCGCGTCCCGACACCTCCTTCGCGGGCATGGGGTACTGCGATTTCGCCCAGGGCTTCATGCAGCAGATGGCGGTCGGCTACAACGTCCTGGCGGCCCGCGGCCAGATGACCCCCGCCAAAGAGCTGGAGTATGTCAACCAGGCCCTCGTCTATATCACCATGCACGAGGTCGGCCACACCCTGGGCCTGCGCCACAACTTCAAGTCGAGCACAACCCTTGGATTCGATCAGATCCAGGACGCCGAGCTCACCGCGCGCCAGGGGCTCGTCGGATCGGTCATGGACTATGTCCCGGTCAACCTGGCGCCCAAGGGAAAGAAGCAAGGACAATTCTTCGCATCGACGGTCGGTCCCTATGACAAGTGGGCCATCGAGTATGCCTACAAGCCCGTATCGGGCGGCTCGACCGAGGCCGAGAAGCCGGAGCTGGACAAGATCGCTTCACGCGTCGCACAGCCTGGCCTGGCCTACGGCACCGACGAGGACAACGCCGGGGTGCGCGGCATGGACCCGGGCGTGAACGTGTGGGACCTCAGCACCGACACCCTCGCCTACTACGAGAACAACGCCGACATCTTCCGCGAGATGGTGGCGGACATGGAGAAGGAGTTCGGTGAGCCCGGAACGCGCTACCAGAAGCTGCGCTCCGTGTTCGGGGCGGCCGTCGGCGAGATGTTCCCCGCGGCGCTCAACGTTCCCAAGGCAATCGGCGGCATCCGCCACAACCGCGATCACATCGGCGATCCGGGCGGGCGCGTCCCCTACGAGCCGGTGCCGGCGGCGCAGCAGCGCGAGGCCCTGAACTTCCTGACCAAGGAGATCTTCGGGCCCGACGCGCTGAAGATCTCGCCGCAGCTTCTCAACAAGCTGGCGGTGGAGCGGCTCCCCGATCTGCAGGGGACGGTGTGGCAGGTGGAGCGCAACGACTTCCCGATTCACACCCTCGTCACGCTCCTGCAGTCGATCCCGATGAACCGGATGTACAGCCCGACCAACCTGGGCCGCCTGAACGACATGGAGGCGCGCACGGGGGAGAAGGAGACGGTGCGCCTGATGCAGGCCAACGGTGTCGAAGCGAAGGCCGCCGTGAAGAGCAAGGACCTGTTCACCATGAGTGAGATGTTCACCGGCATGCACAAGGCGGTCTGGAGCGAGCTGCAGACGCGCGAGAACGTCAACTCGTTCCGCCGCAACCTGCAGCGCATGCACCTCGAGAAGCTGGTGGATCTGGCCGTGGGCGACGTGGC
This region includes:
- a CDS encoding heavy metal translocating P-type ATPase; this translates as MTNSSSSNKVRTTMDPVCGMVVQPETAAGSHRHGAETYFFCSDWCLKKFREAPESYLSALSSGAGSAVTAARPAPAAADVGAGSIYTCPMHPEIRRAGPGSCPICGMALEPLALTAQELPDPELAGMRRRLALGAALTFPLIVLSMGGMIPGLLPHGLVAGSLANFIQLTLATPVVLWCGFPFFVRGWQSVVNRSLNMFTLIALGTGAAYLSSLAATLSPDWFPASFRDAHGQVPVYFEAAAVITVLVLLGQVLELRARGRTRDAVRALLRLAPALARRIRPDGTEEEIPLGAVTPGDRLRVRPGERVPVDGVVVEGASAVDQSMITGEPLPVEKRVGDPVIGGTLNGLGWMILAAEKVGSETLLARIVRMVSEAQRSRAPIQRLADRVAAWFVPAVIIVALLSFVGWAWLGPEPRGAHALLAAVAVLIVACPCALGLATPMSIMVGVGHGAAAGILIRDAEALEVLGEVDTIVVDKTGTLTEGKPALAEVIAASGAGEDEVLRLAAGLEMASEHPLAAAIIQGARRRRLQTAPAADFRAYPGRGIEGRVEGRRVAIGTEEFLRSNGADPAPLSEGAGALRRKGHTVVLVAIDGVAAGVISIADAIRESTRLALHRLREDGVRLVMATGDHRATAEAVARELGLRDVHAGLLPDQKAELVRSLRAGKHRVAMAGDGINDAPALAAADVGIALGTGSDVALEAAGVTLVKGDLRGIARARRLSRATVRNIRQNLFFAFFYNLLGVPVAAGIFYPFFGWLLSPMIASAAMSFSSVSVIANALRLRRLGL
- a CDS encoding zinc-dependent metalloprotease codes for the protein MSQSLTRLGRSAGITALLAVFVLGSGAPAALAAATGSPEKRAEEGKETSKKKKDKKGEKAEGAPKDEKEEAKEPTFEKATKNAREVKGLFNVYVKDDEAKYLLEIAPDQLDKTFLLNPTLVSGVGQGFLYPSDMWPEYPVQFQRIGKMVRLIHINPNFRIDDKAALKPQAALAAPDAIVSQAKVESQPHPERKSILVDMSSLFLQDLEGMSLALKYTLDTPYGYDGGGSSFAKVSGYPENLDFDTVLNFKTQEAKIRPVYAADPRSMLIKFHYSISKLPADGYRARLADDRVGHFLAVMDDYTDESLDTPAVRYVTRWRLEKKDPNAALSEPVKPIVYYIENTIPPEYRDAVKRGIEAWNAAFEQAGFKNAIQAKDQPADADWDAADVRWASIRWIVAPGAGFAQGPSRINPYTGEIFDADIRFSADLVRNFHQDYVEVAAPTGRAFAGATPAQGAMIKSLTGWTDMLGPFSLEALMTDSLPQQPARWSPPGARPDTSFAGMGYCDFAQGFMQQMAVGYNVLAARGQMTPAKELEYVNQALVYITMHEVGHTLGLRHNFKSSTTLGFDQIQDAELTARQGLVGSVMDYVPVNLAPKGKKQGQFFASTVGPYDKWAIEYAYKPVSGGSTEAEKPELDKIASRVAQPGLAYGTDEDNAGVRGMDPGVNVWDLSTDTLAYYENNADIFREMVADMEKEFGEPGTRYQKLRSVFGAAVGEMFPAALNVPKAIGGIRHNRDHIGDPGGRVPYEPVPAAQQREALNFLTKEIFGPDALKISPQLLNKLAVERLPDLQGTVWQVERNDFPIHTLVTLLQSIPMNRMYSPTNLGRLNDMEARTGEKETVRLMQANGVEAKAAVKSKDLFTMSEMFTGMHKAVWSELQTRENVNSFRRNLQRMHLEKLVDLAVGDVAGAPEDARTLARAELSEIRKGCDAALATGGKVDAITRAHLDETRARASAALAAGMDRNQGRPTGQM
- a CDS encoding putative zinc-binding metallopeptidase; amino-acid sequence: MKGFERTPPELRWILRRRIDRLGLKLEGSPVERFVLQLQRELRRKGITRFQAVCYLTDEWGCPDREPIIGIPFYLANPKLAILEKKMNDLEDSRKIMKYLRHEAGHAFNYAYRLFTTPRWRQLFGPFRRPYREDYRPLPFSRRYVRHLEGWYAQKHPDEDFSETFAVWLTPTSRWRQRYRGWPAMRKLLYVDGVVRRLGTRPPLVDQGRTDVTVSEMRETVRDFYRRMARQNRAKVKLALEGDLSDIFPRRGAASDGLVPAARILQPRRAEIIDKIATWTGVRPEMVRALMETILRHCREKKLMAVRRREDTYLVELTAYATALAMNYLERGRFVLK
- the sppA gene encoding signal peptide peptidase SppA: MGKVLLRLLAVVGGLVVFVLVLGVLVFALVKAGKGSVSQKTVLELDFEKEIVEDVPEDPIAAVLMKDAMTMRGLVETLDRAGKDDRVVGLVARVGAAPLGMAQLQELRDAVTAFRASKKPAIAYSETFGEFSPGGGSYYLATAFDEIYLQPSGDVGLTGVILESPFARGTLDKLGLKPRMDHRYEYKNAMNFYTDKKYDPYFKEAMEKLMSSWFSQIARGISEGRHLTEAQVRSLIDRGPFLGKEAQDAGLVDGMAYRDEVMAHVKKKLGDGINFLNVNDYRKRTTKMAGGQGKTIALIYGLGAVARGEGGYSPISGEEVMGSRRVSAAFRQAVKDSSVKAIIFRVDSPGGSYVASDTIWRETVRARKAGKPVIVTMGNLAGSGGYFVAMSADKIVAQPGTITASIGVLGGKMLTNEFWDKIGLSWDEVHSSQNSTFWTGTHDYSPEQWSRFQAWLDRVYVDFTSKVAEGRKLPKDKVLQIAKGRIWTGEDAKGLGLVDELGGYPEAMKLAREAAKIPEKEAVKVKVFPPKKSPFEMIFDQDRDDDPDEAAVAAVMQGLKALQPLVRQVRMMGLSNDPGVLTMPPVEARP